A window of Caretta caretta isolate rCarCar2 chromosome 13, rCarCar1.hap1, whole genome shotgun sequence contains these coding sequences:
- the LOC125622050 gene encoding mast cell protease 1A isoform X2 has product MQPETCPCTDSKYEGEIIGGQEAQPHSRPYMANLEIRRGDKSYRCGGFLVKTNFVLTAAHCKGDEITVTLGAHNIRQRERSQQKIPVRRQILHPRYNRDTISNDIMLLQLQHKARLTEEVGLIDLTSAHRRVRPGTMCSVAGWGRTSLTDTPNTLQEVNLLVISDETCYKRYRYYYPSSMLCAGDPDDQKSIYLGDSGGPLVCRGVAEGIVSKCIRNSIRPPAVYTRISHFMPWITDTMRGI; this is encoded by the exons atgcaacctgAAACCTGTCCCTGCACTGACTCCAAATATGAAG GTGAGATCATTGGGGGACAGGaagcccagccccactccaggccCTACATGGCCAATCTGGAAATACGACGCGGAGACAAGAGCTATCGCTGCGGAGGGTTCCTGGTGAAGACAAACTTCGTGCTGACGGCCGCTCACTGCAAGGGAGA CGAGATCACTGTCACACTGGGAGCCCATAACATTAGGCAACGGGAACGGAGCCAACAGAAAATACCTGTGAGGCGCCAGATCCTGCACCCGCGATACAACAGAGACACCATTAGCAATGACATCATGCTGCTGCAG CTGCAACACAAGGCGCGTCTGACTGAAGAGGTGGGACTGATTGATTTGACTTCTGCTCATCGCAGAGTGAGGCCGGGGACCATGTGCAGcgtggctggctgggggaggactAGCCTGACTGATACACCCAACACCCTTCAGGAAGTGAACCTGTTGGTGATAAGCGATGAGACCTGTTACAAGCGGTACCGTTACTATTACCCCTCCAGCATGCTGTGCGCAGGGGACCCTGATGACCAGAAGTCAATTTATCTG GGCGATTCTGGAGGCCCGCTCGTGTGCCGTGGAGTGGCTGAGGGCATCGTCTCCAAGTGCATCAGGAACAGCATCAGGCCTCCTGCTGTGTACACACGGATTTCCCACTTCATGCCCTGGATCACTGACACCATGAGAGGAATCTAG
- the LOC125622050 gene encoding mast cell protease 1A isoform X1 — translation MKVQILLLLPMAFLLPPGAWAGEIIGGQEAQPHSRPYMANLEIRRGDKSYRCGGFLVKTNFVLTAAHCKGDEITVTLGAHNIRQRERSQQKIPVRRQILHPRYNRDTISNDIMLLQLQHKARLTEEVGLIDLTSAHRRVRPGTMCSVAGWGRTSLTDTPNTLQEVNLLVISDETCYKRYRYYYPSSMLCAGDPDDQKSIYLGDSGGPLVCRGVAEGIVSKCIRNSIRPPAVYTRISHFMPWITDTMRGI, via the exons ATGAAGGTACAGATCTTGCTCCTGCTTCCcatggcctttctcctgccccccggGGCTTGGGCTG GTGAGATCATTGGGGGACAGGaagcccagccccactccaggccCTACATGGCCAATCTGGAAATACGACGCGGAGACAAGAGCTATCGCTGCGGAGGGTTCCTGGTGAAGACAAACTTCGTGCTGACGGCCGCTCACTGCAAGGGAGA CGAGATCACTGTCACACTGGGAGCCCATAACATTAGGCAACGGGAACGGAGCCAACAGAAAATACCTGTGAGGCGCCAGATCCTGCACCCGCGATACAACAGAGACACCATTAGCAATGACATCATGCTGCTGCAG CTGCAACACAAGGCGCGTCTGACTGAAGAGGTGGGACTGATTGATTTGACTTCTGCTCATCGCAGAGTGAGGCCGGGGACCATGTGCAGcgtggctggctgggggaggactAGCCTGACTGATACACCCAACACCCTTCAGGAAGTGAACCTGTTGGTGATAAGCGATGAGACCTGTTACAAGCGGTACCGTTACTATTACCCCTCCAGCATGCTGTGCGCAGGGGACCCTGATGACCAGAAGTCAATTTATCTG GGCGATTCTGGAGGCCCGCTCGTGTGCCGTGGAGTGGCTGAGGGCATCGTCTCCAAGTGCATCAGGAACAGCATCAGGCCTCCTGCTGTGTACACACGGATTTCCCACTTCATGCCCTGGATCACTGACACCATGAGAGGAATCTAG